tttgaaatcaatccatcgagcaaattggaagttatccaaataaaacatttttgaaaaaattttatttttgaaatatctctgaacgcaccctaccgattaagttcaaatttttacggcctcaagacattaacaagccgcgtcgaatgacacctcaacgatcaaaatcggttcatccgtttaagagttatgaatatttacatacatacatacgtacgtacgtacgaacgtacgtacgtacgtacgtacgtacacacatacatacactcggacatcatcgtgaaattagtcaggatagcttcctagaacctcaaaacgtccaaatttgatagaaattcggtttttgcaaatcggaccgaaaccaataacttcccgaatttttgaaaattttcaattttcttagcgggaagttaaaaaattttgcattgaTTCATCctctttttcaattttttgtttcaaagcCTTTGAATTCTCAACTAACGTCCTTAACGGTGTCACTGTAGGTTTAAACATTTCATTTGCAGTTTGTTCCGAAGTGTCTTTAtcaacttttaatattttatgtttctgTCTTATTGCATCACTAACTTTAGATATTTGTAGCAGCATATCTTTCTGCTGAGAAATATTTCTACACGCCATGTTTGCACTCTTGAATGTCCTTTATAACTGTGTCAATTTGTATAGTGatgattaatttatacttataaaacaGTCAAAACCTTTCCTATAACATCCATTATTCAATTCACTATCCTTATCAATAACAACAAATTCGTGTTTGTTATCACTTTTCTTATCATTCCAGCATGCTGAACATAAATCTTTGAATTCACTGTATGGCATATCTGTATTCACATGATCATCATATATGTGCTTCAAATTCATTTCATCTTGACGAAAAAGTACAAGAAAATTGGCATTGTCACGTATCAGATGTTTTGGTATACGTGTATAGGTTTGACAGAGATAAAAGCTATCAACATTTTTGTGTCGCCccatacaaaaatatgctctgACATGATCTTGCTTCTCACAAGCTACGTCATCGAATATCATAAGAGAATTTGGTTGCGCATCATCTGGATTAACAACtgattcatgatcattaaatgGAAAGTATCCAACTCCTTCTATAGGCTGTAGTGCTGACtctaagaatttatatttaggTTGACTCAGTGATTTAGAGTATACATAAATGTTCTCAAATCTCAAACCGTTAGGATGAGTAATTAGTGCAAGGAGTGCATTTGTTTTCCCACAATTTGATGGTCCACAAAGGACTGCTCGAACAGTATTTGGTAGCAGTGCGCCATgacgtttttgaatttttttctcatcaccTTGAATTATTTGATCAAAATTGATCACAGGTAATTTAGCTGTCTGTTTTTCAAACTTcattttgaactattttagATAGCACTAAATACTACGTTAATCCGCCGATGACTCAATTCTAACTCAACGATATACCTATTAGTACCGAGTATTTATGCAATTGAGATCAGTCATAAAGCTACAATGGCTAAGAGCGGACGTACCAGTAAAGTCAAAACTAAGCGTGGCAAAGGTTTTGTCAacagtgtaataaataaattaccaataGAATTACATGTGCCGGGATATCAGTACTGTGGACCTGGTACAAAATTAACGAAAAGATTAGCTCGAGGTGATCCAGGTATAAATCCTCTGGACAGAGCATGTAAAGCGCATGACATTGCTTATTCTAAAAATCCAGACAATATGGCGGCACGTCATGCGGCTGATAAAGATCTGGCTGAAAAAGCTTTGCAATGTCTTCATGCAAAAGATGCTAGCCTTGGTGAAAAAGCCGTGGCTTGGGGGGTCAATAAAACCATGCGAGTCAAGAGAAGTTTGGGTATGGGCATGAAAAAGAATATTCGAGTACCTCGCCATATGTTAGATGTGCCTCTAGTATCTAAATCTCGTAGGATACGAGTACCACGGAAAAATGGTGAAATAAGACCAAAAGTTGGTGGAATATTACTTAAAAAAGAGTTGAAAATAAAGAGGCGGAAGTCtaaaagaaatggtaaaaggAAAAAGAAGacagtaaagaaaaaaaaaaaaaaacttgttccCATCaggcaaattataaaatcagctAAAAAAACTATGAATGGAAGTGTACTTTTACGGGGGAATGAGTACATTTCACCATATAAGTCTGCATTGCGAGGTGCTCGTGAAGCTGTAAAAATGGTTGGTGGGAAAAAAAACATACGATCATCACGTGTATTTCCAATGCCACAAATAAAAGCGGGTGGATTGTTACCATTTTTATTACCAATTTTTGCTGGCTTAAGCGCTACTGGTGCTTTAGCTGGGGGCGCTGCTGGTATCGCTAAAACTGAAATGGCGACTAGGGAAGCCAGACGTGAATTGGAGGAGGCTAAACGGCATAATTCAACAATGGAAGCTATAGCCTTAGGTAAAGGGTTATACTTGTCACCGTACAAGACTGGAATGGGATTATTCTTGAGCCCTCCACCAAAAAACGTGTAACGCTACCTCATCGAGCTCTCACCAATTTCGATTTAATCAAGTATGCaaaggatttaaaaattccatgtTTCCGAGGTGTTTTcatgagaaataatttatcaaagtcTGGTCCATGGAAAAAAGAATCAGCAATCATAAATCTAGATGATAAAAATGGTAACGGAACTCATTGGGTTGCATACAAGAAGAATGTTGATGACGTCATCTATTTTGACAGCTTTGGTAACCTCCAACCACCATATGATCTCATGAAATATCTCGATGTTGGTAGCGTTAAATATAATCATCAGAAGTATCAAGATTATGATACTGTTATATGTGGACATTTGTGTTTAAAATTCCTCAATAATGAACTATAAATGGGTGTGGATTGATTGATGTGTGTTTAGTCATGGCTGATTCGTTGACGTTAACACTATCTGGAGCTACCTCCACATTGGAAGCTCAATATTTCCCACCGATTGAATTGTCACCGGGAAAAACTTATGTCTTGGGACTAGTGGAATTGCTAACATTCAATTCTATACCTAATGTTGATGAAGGTTGTAATAAGTTCTATTTATCCAGCGCAAATAGAAAGGAAGCAGATAAAATTATGTTGATACCTACCGGAAGTTATGAACTACGtgacattgaaaattatttgataaaggAATTACCTGAGGGTGTAGAGTTGAGTATCAAAGCAAATAACAATGAATTACATagtgaaattaaatgtaaTCGAGTTGTAAATTTCGAACCGAAAGATTCAATCGCATCATTATTGGGATTTGGAAATCGTCGCCTTGCACCGTACCTTATACACAAATCTGATTTACCAATAAAAATCCTTAAAATCAATGCACTGCGAGTTGAGTGCAATATTACTAATGGTGCATATATGAATAACCATAAAGTTCACACAGTCCATGGATTTTTCCCAAGTGTTGCACCAGGTTATAAGATCATTGAAGTACCATCTCACGTCATTTACTTACCAGTCGCAGTACAGTCAATACATAATCTTCAGCTGCGAATTGTTGATCAAGATGGGAATTTGGTGAATTTTCGTAGTGAAACGATTACAATAAGATTGCATATAAAATCAGTGAAATAATGGGGATTGTATTCGATAAAAAGATTGGCGGCAGCTATAAAAGTGGATCATCATGTCTGAAACCCATCAGTCATCGTGCTCCTGTCAGAGTGCTAACACCCCAGAACGTGGAGTTCCTCAAAAGTCTAGGATTAAAATTACGTGGAAGATTGGCAAAATAAGGAAAGTTAATTTGTGCTGCATTATATTACCATGGCGGAAATCTTAGACATTCAGAAACCAATCATCTTTGATGAATCAATTTCTCACTATGAGGTTCATTCACATCAACCTTATGCTTCATCAACATTTAACAATAGTGATGAAATTAGAATCAGTATTCAACATCAGGACTTATGCATTCTACCAAGCAAAAGTTCTTTGCACATTTGCGGAAGATTTGTAAAAGAAGATGGCACCGGCGCAGGTGCAACTATGAACTTAGTCAATATGGCTATTTGTCATATGTTTGAAGAAATACGCTATGAATTGAATGCTGTTGAAATTGATAGATGTAAAAATGTGGGTCTTACAAGTctcatgaaaaattatatatctttGAGTCCTAGGCAAGTCAATTTAATGGAGAATGCTGGATGGTTGATCAATAATGATAGTAAATTGACTAATGATGATGGATATTTCAACATTTCTATACCACTAAATTACATACTTGGATTTGCCGAAGATTATAATCGTATTATCATGAATGCCAAACATGAATTAATTCTTATGCGATCAAATTCTGAtgttaatacatatatacatacacctgCTGCCGCTGGTGAGAGGGCTGAAATAGTGAAACTTCTTCTCAATAAGGTAGAATGGAATGTCCCATACGTCACAATGTCAGACAAGCAAAAAATTCAAGCACTCAATTTTATTGCTAATGATCCAGCTATATCAATAAGCTTTCGCACATGGCAATTGTATGAATACCCGCTACTCCCCCGAACAACGAAACATGTTTGGCCAATCAAGACTTCGACGCAATTGGAAAAGCCGCGATATGTGATCCTAGGATTTCAAACTGCTAGAAAAAATGATGTAACGAAAAACGCCAGTCAATTCGATCATTGTAATATCAGAGATGTAAAGCTATTTCTCAATTCTCAAAGTTATCTATATGGGAATTTAAATCTAAACATTAGTCGTAATCAGTATGCTTTAATATATGATATGTATACTAATTTTCAAACATCATACTATAATAAAGAATCGAAACCATTATTGACAAAAACTGAATATTTACAAGAAGCACCACTCTATATTATCGACTGTTCGAAGCAAAatgaatcaattaaatttggaCCAGTTGATATTCGTCTTGAGTTTGAATCTGATGAACAGTTTCCGGATCGAACATCTGCATATTGTCTTATTTTACACGATCGTATAATTGAGTATAATCCATTAAGTAGTACTGTAAGAAAATTAACTTAAACATGTATTGTATTGAGGAGGAGGAGGAGGAGTAGGAGGGAGATAAACGAAACAACACTAactttcattataattattgtttttttatttaaatcataccTTTCaatatacattattattattattattattattattatttcaattagtaTAAGTAGTGTTAAGATCTACATACATATAAAGTttagatattaaattattttcgtacATTATCTTTCATGTTGTTGCATGTAGTGCAATATTTTCTTAACAGGTAAAGCCATATTCCTGGAATATCATAGCTCGAAGCTGATAGTGGGTTATGTTTGATACAAAATGAATGgtccattaatttttcatgatacttTAAATGCCCTGGAAGTATatcccatacaaatttaatttgtgaTTTTGCAAAACGTAAAATGAACAAATCATCGAGACATGCAATGTCAGTGACGTCCATTTTCcttaaatcatttaattggTAAAACAGTTGAACAGACTTTTCGTAGGATTTCCCAACACCCCAATACTTCAAAAACCAGTGCTTGAGTTGTTGTGTTGTACCAAATGCACATGCGAAGTGACCTCTCTTTGTGTGTTTGATACAATGCAAACATCGTGGTTTGTTAAGTTCTTCTAAGCAATCGAGTGAAAAATGTCGCATCAACTGTAGATCAATGATTGGAATGGCAAAATCGATTATCTTTTCAAGTCTTTCCCTTGCCTGTGCTCCTTGGACATAAAAGTAGcgcactttttttattaactcagCCATTAttggtttaaataaatcatatgGTGTATCGCCTATATCCCACATGATTCCATGTCGATCGCCATTTTCATCTTCACTTTCACGCATAACTGTAGCATTTATGTATTCCATTGGTGGTTGGAATAGCCAATACTGACAATGATACAATCCATTGGtatatttagtattatttatatcaataatacACAGCTTTTTTACAACAAATGCACAATTCGGCATTTCAAATCCGACAAAGTCGATTATTAGCtccattgtttttatttattgatcatGCGATTTTGCAActtttccaattttcttatTAGATTTACTATTTCTATTAAGCGATCGATTCTATTGATTGCATCTGGGCAT
This sequence is a window from Microplitis mediator isolate UGA2020A chromosome 3, iyMicMedi2.1, whole genome shotgun sequence. Protein-coding genes within it:
- the LOC130665345 gene encoding uncharacterized protein LOC130665345, whose product is MAEILDIQKPIIFDESISHYEVHSHQPYASSTFNNSDEIRISIQHQDLCILPSKSSLHICGRFVKEDGTGAGATMNLVNMAICHMFEEIRYELNAVEIDRCKNVGLTSLMKNYISLSPRQVNLMENAGWLINNDSKLTNDDGYFNISIPLNYILGFAEDYNRIIMNAKHELILMRSNSDVNTYIHTPAAAGERAEIVKLLLNKVEWNVPYVTMSDKQKIQALNFIANDPAISISFRTWQLYEYPLLPRTTKHVWPIKTSTQLEKPRYVILGFQTARKNDVTKNASQFDHCNIRDVKLFLNSQSYLYGNLNLNISRNQYALIYDMYTNFQTSYYNKESKPLLTKTEYLQEAPLYIIDCSKQNESIKFGPVDIRLEFESDEQFPDRTSAYCLILHDRIIEYNPLSSTVRKLT